The following are encoded together in the Pleurocapsa sp. FMAR1 genome:
- a CDS encoding RNA recognition motif domain-containing protein translates to MSIYVGNLAYEINQEDLSEVFNEYGSVQRVDIPTDRETGRARGFAFVEMKSEANENKAIKILNGAEWMGRDIKVDKAKPRDSKKSFAGYRVNTF, encoded by the coding sequence ATGTCTATTTATGTAGGTAACTTAGCCTATGAAATTAATCAAGAAGACTTAAGTGAAGTCTTTAACGAATATGGCTCTGTTCAACGAGTTGATATTCCCACAGACCGCGAAACAGGTCGAGCTAGAGGATTTGCTTTTGTAGAAATGAAGTCCGAAGCCAACGAAAATAAAGCCATCAAAATTCTCAACGGTGCAGAATGGATGGGACGCGATATCAAAGTTGACAAAGCCAAACCGCGTGACAGCAAAAAGAGCTTTGCAGGTTATCGAGTTAATACTTTCTAA
- the nei gene encoding endonuclease VIII, giving the protein MPEGPEIKIAADKIAKAIALKPIKEIFFAFEHLKPYQDILAKQLIIKVDTKGKGMLIHFDNGLSIFSHNQLYGKWMIRNSYSYPDTKRQLRLAIHNQKKSALLYSASNIEVLDEKAIAIHPFLSRLGLDVLDSKTTSRKVKARLQNKSFQRRRFTSLLLDQGFLAGLGNYLRSEILFVARVHPTLRPVDCSEQQISALAKAAIKVPQQSYQTQGITNDLKLVQRLKKQGYQRQDYRHWVFGREERPCYVCNTSIIKEISGGRRYYFCPNCQKV; this is encoded by the coding sequence ATGCCTGAAGGCCCTGAGATCAAGATTGCTGCTGATAAAATAGCTAAAGCGATCGCTCTTAAACCGATCAAAGAAATATTTTTTGCCTTCGAGCATCTCAAACCATACCAAGATATATTGGCAAAGCAGCTAATTATTAAGGTAGATACTAAGGGTAAAGGTATGTTGATTCATTTTGATAATGGCTTGAGTATATTTAGTCATAATCAGCTTTACGGCAAGTGGATGATTCGCAATTCTTATAGTTATCCCGATACAAAGCGTCAATTGAGATTAGCTATTCATAACCAGAAGAAATCGGCGTTACTTTACAGTGCATCGAATATAGAAGTTTTAGACGAAAAGGCGATCGCCATTCATCCTTTTCTTAGTCGTTTGGGTTTAGATGTTTTAGACAGCAAGACAACTTCTAGAAAAGTTAAAGCCAGATTGCAAAACAAGTCTTTTCAGCGTCGCCGTTTTACTAGCTTACTGCTCGATCAGGGTTTTTTAGCAGGGTTAGGCAATTATCTGCGTAGCGAAATACTATTTGTAGCGCGAGTACATCCTACATTACGTCCTGTTGACTGTAGCGAACAACAAATATCTGCATTGGCTAAAGCTGCCATCAAAGTCCCCCAACAGTCTTATCAAACCCAAGGAATTACCAACGATTTAAAATTAGTCCAACGGTTAAAGAAACAGGGATACCAGCGTCAAGATTACCGTCACTGGGTATTTGGCAGAGAAGAAAGACCTTGTTATGTCTGCAATACGTCTATTATCAAAGAAATTTCTGGAGGTCGCAGATATTATTTTTGTCCTAACTGCCAAAAAGTATGA
- a CDS encoding orange carotenoid protein N-terminal domain-containing protein — protein MSVAENKISQLHSLKDDDQLAVLWYLYKDIAKDKITAEPEREGENLEQANSLIDSIKKMSKDDQLQVQKDILSGSDREEFNTYKSYSSNQKLFFWYQLAAEMEQGSVVEFPSDYQLASEGKELLDSLKAIGFDQQLTFMRDAVGYSSDSSLN, from the coding sequence ATGAGCGTAGCAGAAAACAAAATTTCCCAACTTCATTCTTTAAAAGATGACGACCAATTAGCTGTTTTGTGGTATCTATATAAAGATATTGCTAAAGACAAAATTACAGCAGAGCCAGAAAGAGAAGGCGAGAATTTAGAACAAGCAAATAGTCTAATTGATAGTATCAAGAAAATGTCAAAAGACGATCAGCTACAGGTACAAAAAGATATTTTATCTGGTAGCGATCGCGAAGAATTTAATACCTATAAATCATATTCTTCAAACCAAAAACTATTTTTCTGGTATCAGTTAGCAGCCGAAATGGAACAGGGTTCTGTTGTGGAGTTTCCTAGCGACTATCAGTTAGCTTCTGAAGGCAAAGAATTACTTGACTCTTTAAAAGCAATAGGTTTTGACCAGCAACTAACTTTTATGCGTGATGCTGTAGGCTATAGTTCTGATAGTAGTTTAAATTAA
- a CDS encoding gamma-glutamylcyclotransferase, translated as MDHRHKWRSLFKYLRDRQIEVLAFTVNTEHSAYVKNLSTQKVVESLATATGALGSSAEYLSSTVQSLLKAGIKEHKLIELDRLVKKRQQELQS; from the coding sequence TTGGATCACCGCCACAAATGGCGATCGCTCTTTAAGTATTTACGCGATCGCCAAATAGAAGTATTAGCTTTTACGGTTAATACCGAGCATTCAGCTTATGTAAAAAATTTATCTACCCAAAAAGTTGTCGAATCTTTAGCTACCGCTACAGGTGCGCTGGGTTCATCGGCAGAATATTTAAGTTCTACAGTACAAAGTTTGTTAAAAGCAGGTATTAAAGAACACAAGTTAATCGAGCTAGATCGTTTAGTTAAAAAAAGACAACAAGAACTCCAATCTTAA
- a CDS encoding gamma-glutamylcyclotransferase, which produces MVLNRQALESKLLQQLLAHPELNLVIWSDEELLASIKATLQQKSTDELWIFAYGSLIWNPLFDYLERRVVTIEGWQRQFCLVAPVGRGTIANPGLVLGLEPGDRCQGIAYRLAVDDNLESELLLLWRREMVIGSYVPTWITATNGDRSLSIYAIAK; this is translated from the coding sequence ATGGTTTTAAATCGCCAAGCTCTAGAATCAAAACTCTTACAACAACTGTTGGCACATCCCGAACTGAATCTGGTAATTTGGAGCGATGAGGAATTATTAGCATCTATTAAAGCAACCTTACAACAAAAGTCTACTGACGAATTGTGGATTTTTGCCTATGGTTCGTTGATTTGGAATCCTTTATTTGATTATTTAGAAAGGCGTGTAGTCACAATTGAAGGCTGGCAAAGACAATTTTGTCTTGTAGCACCTGTTGGGAGAGGTACAATCGCCAATCCTGGTTTGGTATTGGGTTTAGAACCTGGCGATCGCTGTCAGGGAATTGCCTACCGTCTAGCTGTTGACGATAATTTAGAATCGGAATTACTTTTGCTGTGGCGTAGGGAAATGGTTATTGGTTCTTATGTACCGACTTGGATCACCGCCACAAATGGCGATCGCTCTTTAAGTATTTACGCGATCGCCAAATAG
- a CDS encoding HsdM family class I SAM-dependent methyltransferase — MARESKKTEKKQVNSGSLSGKTSVHKNEEDVRQEVLRNLRQRGWREEQIKWKPEWSVPDTPHDLTKRERGQKFATCGSCDIVLFDDDSREWHALKVVIELKAPDIDAGRSQLFRYLSNEPMAKMGYWSNGSRGLAVYKTVNGKWIEIENAQLPRPGDDLTQPPSEPLTWETMDEPSEAELTGAFKRLLNVVVASDTRAQRREVQLREMVHVLLIKLDSDADASMDPSNPVSFTVQGDEHTRIFRTAEQIRRSFKDLYARRRDTIFSRDDRDEIQLDDATIYQAVVDLSRFRLLFINSEVVAKAFQIFRTKALKSGEGQFLTPQRVIRPCIMAMDIQSGDKIIDPACGTGGFLMEAVRQMGERFHKIHPSRPDRVGQLLTKWANERVYGVDIDDIGVKLTRMLMLAVGDGSTHTLIGDSISSHRWQQHYPHLLAPLIDEQYTVVITNPPFGAQLKIKASDSRAAGFTISKAASMSQTDSHADLEIGLIFLERAWRLLRIGGRVGIVLPETYFFSHSYRWLSGWLEDRLELRGMLNIPMEAFQEFCRAKTNFYIFEKIGLGKNDSRTD, encoded by the coding sequence ATGGCAAGAGAGTCGAAGAAGACAGAAAAAAAACAGGTTAATTCTGGTAGTCTTTCTGGTAAGACATCTGTACATAAAAATGAAGAGGATGTACGTCAGGAAGTTCTACGCAACCTCCGCCAGCGTGGTTGGCGTGAAGAACAAATTAAGTGGAAGCCTGAATGGAGTGTTCCAGATACCCCTCATGATTTAACTAAAAGGGAGCGAGGGCAGAAGTTTGCAACCTGCGGCTCTTGTGACATAGTGCTGTTTGATGATGATTCTCGTGAATGGCACGCGCTTAAAGTAGTTATTGAGTTAAAAGCTCCAGATATCGACGCTGGAAGATCACAGCTATTTCGTTATTTGAGCAACGAGCCAATGGCAAAGATGGGCTATTGGTCTAATGGTTCACGTGGTTTAGCTGTTTATAAAACTGTAAATGGTAAATGGATAGAAATTGAAAATGCTCAGTTACCACGCCCAGGGGATGACCTAACACAACCGCCTTCAGAACCCTTGACTTGGGAGACGATGGATGAGCCATCTGAAGCGGAACTCACAGGTGCATTCAAAAGATTATTAAATGTGGTTGTGGCAAGTGACACTAGAGCGCAAAGGAGAGAAGTGCAGCTTCGAGAAATGGTTCACGTTTTGTTGATAAAACTTGATAGTGATGCTGATGCTTCTATGGATCCTAGCAATCCAGTTAGCTTTACCGTACAGGGGGATGAGCATACTCGTATATTTCGAACTGCGGAGCAGATTCGTCGAAGTTTCAAGGATCTGTATGCACGCCGACGAGACACAATTTTCTCGCGTGATGATCGAGACGAAATTCAACTAGATGATGCAACAATTTATCAGGCAGTTGTCGATCTTTCTCGATTTAGGCTGCTATTTATTAACTCAGAGGTTGTCGCCAAAGCCTTTCAAATCTTTCGTACTAAAGCGTTAAAATCTGGCGAAGGTCAGTTTCTTACACCGCAAAGAGTAATCCGACCATGTATCATGGCAATGGATATCCAATCAGGTGACAAAATTATCGATCCAGCATGTGGAACAGGTGGATTTCTAATGGAAGCTGTTCGTCAAATGGGTGAGCGTTTCCATAAAATTCATCCTAGTCGACCTGACCGCGTTGGACAACTTTTAACGAAATGGGCAAACGAGCGTGTCTATGGAGTTGATATAGATGATATTGGTGTCAAGCTTACTCGGATGCTGATGCTAGCTGTAGGAGATGGCTCTACGCACACTCTTATTGGTGATTCTATTTCCTCTCACCGATGGCAACAGCATTATCCACATTTACTTGCTCCCTTAATTGATGAACAATACACCGTTGTTATTACCAATCCTCCATTTGGCGCACAATTAAAAATTAAAGCATCTGATTCAAGAGCAGCAGGTTTTACGATTTCTAAAGCCGCATCTATGAGTCAAACAGATAGCCATGCTGATTTAGAGATTGGATTAATATTTCTTGAGCGTGCATGGAGATTGCTGCGTATTGGTGGTCGTGTCGGAATTGTTTTGCCAGAAACATATTTCTTTAGCCATAGCTACAGATGGTTGTCTGGATGGTTGGAAGACCGTCTAGAACTTCGAGGAATGCTTAATATTCCTATGGAGGCTTTTCAAGAATTCTGCCGAGCAAAAACTAACTTTTACATTTTTGAAAAAATCGGACTAGGCAAGAATGATTCTAGAACTGACTAA
- a CDS encoding zinc metalloprotease HtpX — MFRGNQIKTAALLGLLSGILVLGGYWATGTEQGALIGLIFAAISSFGSWFYSDKAALAAYKAQPISREQAPELYDLVKNLTQKAGLPMPKLCVVPTQTPNAFATGRNPEHAAVAVTEGIMQILDKDELAGVIAHELTHIKNRDTLTQAVAGTLGGAVTFLGRMLTFGTMYGSVNRDNRQGGNPFGILILVILAPISASLIQMAISRTREFSADRGSAEITGNPLALASALEKLESVGKRVPMNGNPAFEPVLIMNPFSGGGLQSLFRTHPPTEERVRQLQKIARNQQNNTSFAAN, encoded by the coding sequence ATGTTTAGAGGTAATCAAATCAAAACCGCAGCTTTATTAGGGCTGTTAAGCGGAATCTTAGTCTTGGGTGGTTATTGGGCAACGGGTACTGAACAGGGAGCATTAATTGGTTTGATTTTTGCTGCTATTAGTAGTTTTGGCTCTTGGTTTTATTCAGATAAAGCTGCCTTGGCTGCATATAAAGCCCAGCCTATTTCTCGCGAACAAGCACCAGAGCTTTATGATCTGGTGAAAAACTTGACTCAAAAAGCAGGTTTACCTATGCCCAAACTCTGCGTTGTGCCTACCCAAACTCCTAATGCTTTTGCTACTGGTAGAAATCCCGAACACGCTGCGGTGGCAGTAACCGAAGGGATTATGCAAATACTAGACAAAGATGAGCTTGCAGGAGTAATTGCTCATGAATTAACTCATATCAAAAACCGTGATACTTTGACTCAGGCTGTAGCCGGGACATTAGGTGGTGCGGTGACGTTTTTGGGCAGAATGCTTACTTTTGGGACAATGTATGGCTCTGTTAATCGAGATAATCGTCAGGGTGGGAATCCTTTTGGCATATTGATTTTGGTTATCCTCGCACCTATTTCTGCATCTTTAATTCAGATGGCAATCTCTCGTACCCGTGAGTTTTCCGCCGATCGCGGTTCAGCCGAAATTACAGGTAATCCCTTAGCATTAGCAAGTGCCTTAGAAAAATTAGAGTCCGTTGGTAAGCGAGTGCCGATGAATGGTAATCCTGCTTTTGAACCAGTTCTCATTATGAATCCTTTTTCTGGTGGTGGTTTACAGTCTCTGTTTCGCACTCATCCGCCTACAGAAGAGCGTGTACGTCAACTACAAAAAATAGCTAGAAATCAACAAAACAATACTTCTTTTGCTGCTAATTAA
- a CDS encoding GNAT family N-acetyltransferase, with translation MKIIDCQFPRHGKTIQQIFNDAIANSTALYDYQPRSLNTIQKWLEAKAEKSYPVIGIEDSHDSLMGFATYNAFRAWDAYQYSVEHSVYVDSAHRGKGVGKKLLVELIQIAHQQNYHTLIGGIDGQNSVSIRLHKSLGFVHCGTIQQVGFKFNRWLDLEFYQLILSTPEQPTEK, from the coding sequence ATGAAGATAATTGATTGTCAATTTCCCCGCCACGGAAAAACTATTCAGCAGATATTTAATGATGCGATCGCCAATTCTACCGCTCTTTATGACTATCAGCCCAGAAGTTTAAACACAATTCAAAAGTGGCTAGAAGCAAAAGCAGAGAAATCTTATCCCGTTATCGGCATTGAAGATAGTCATGACTCTTTAATGGGATTTGCCACCTATAATGCATTTCGCGCTTGGGATGCTTATCAATATTCAGTTGAGCATTCAGTTTATGTGGATTCTGCCCATAGAGGAAAAGGTGTGGGCAAAAAGCTGTTGGTAGAGTTAATTCAAATTGCCCACCAGCAAAATTATCATACGCTGATTGGGGGAATCGACGGACAAAATAGCGTGAGTATTAGGCTGCATAAGTCTCTGGGCTTTGTTCACTGTGGCACTATTCAACAGGTAGGGTTCAAATTTAATCGATGGTTAGACTTGGAGTTTTACCAGCTAATTCTATCTACTCCAGAACAGCCGACAGAGAAATAA
- a CDS encoding DUF3288 family protein, with protein MANGNLDQNHPQNKKDRLTVDHLLKTQSDPNERELVELARLIIRYRNFPGARDIQRDLKVALDSWKLTEEELYTKTRVIHGAGMVYRRTATGEEQDWT; from the coding sequence ATGGCTAACGGTAATTTAGATCAAAACCATCCTCAGAATAAAAAAGATCGCCTCACCGTAGACCATTTACTAAAAACGCAGTCAGATCCTAATGAGCGTGAATTGGTAGAATTAGCACGATTAATTATTCGCTATCGCAACTTTCCTGGGGCGCGAGATATCCAAAGAGATTTAAAAGTAGCTTTAGACAGCTGGAAGCTAACTGAAGAAGAACTGTATACCAAAACCCGTGTTATTCACGGGGCAGGAATGGTATATAGACGCACAGCAACAGGGGAAGAACAGGATTGGACTTAA
- a CDS encoding TIGR03279 family radical SAM protein produces MSQATIQPAKISGVLPDSIAEEIGFEIGDAIVSINQTQPRDLIDYRFLCSDEYLELEVVDTAGNTHQIEIEKDYDDDLGLEFETALFDGLIQCNNHCPFCFIDQQPTGKRQSLYLKDDDYRLSFLYGSYLTLTNLTDKEWRRIEQMRLSPLYVSVHATEPEVRTRLLKNNRAGLIMSQFEWFQARRLQIHAQVVVCPGINDGIHLARTLSDLASFHQGDIPAVASVAVVPVGLTKFRPSEDELIPIGQAKAMEVIEQVQQLQQKFIQQFGSNFVWLADEWFLIARQDVPSESHYEDYPQIDNGVGSIRLFLKQFQATARKMLPKAINQPRRFTWVVGNAVEQAFKPIVDRLNAVKGLEVNLVALNSQYWGQEITVTGLLTGQDLLAGLKGKDMGEGILLPSLMLKHDDTKFLDDMTVADVARQLKVAIFPVSGVKELIDRCLK; encoded by the coding sequence ATGAGTCAAGCTACTATTCAACCAGCCAAAATTAGCGGTGTATTGCCAGATTCGATTGCCGAAGAGATTGGGTTTGAAATTGGTGATGCGATCGTTTCGATTAATCAAACCCAACCACGAGATCTAATTGACTATCGTTTTTTGTGTAGCGATGAGTATTTAGAGTTAGAAGTAGTTGATACTGCGGGAAACACTCATCAGATTGAAATTGAGAAAGATTATGATGATGATCTGGGGCTAGAATTTGAAACGGCTTTATTTGATGGTCTAATTCAGTGTAATAATCATTGTCCATTTTGCTTTATCGATCAGCAGCCGACTGGTAAACGCCAAAGCCTTTACTTAAAAGATGACGATTATCGTCTCAGCTTTCTTTATGGCAGCTATTTGACGCTGACAAATCTGACAGATAAAGAATGGCGACGGATCGAACAGATGCGCCTTTCGCCTTTGTATGTTTCTGTACACGCCACCGAACCAGAAGTTAGAACTCGTTTGCTCAAAAACAATCGTGCTGGCTTAATCATGTCCCAGTTCGAGTGGTTTCAAGCAAGACGCTTACAGATTCATGCCCAGGTGGTAGTATGTCCTGGCATCAATGACGGAATACATTTGGCAAGAACTCTTTCAGATTTAGCCTCGTTCCATCAGGGAGATATTCCCGCAGTAGCTTCGGTGGCAGTAGTTCCCGTCGGCTTAACTAAGTTTCGTCCTTCAGAAGATGAGTTAATACCTATAGGTCAAGCTAAAGCCATGGAAGTGATCGAACAGGTACAGCAGCTACAGCAAAAGTTTATACAGCAGTTTGGCAGCAACTTTGTTTGGTTAGCCGATGAATGGTTTTTAATTGCCCGCCAGGATGTTCCCTCAGAATCTCACTATGAAGATTATCCCCAAATTGACAATGGCGTTGGTTCAATTCGTTTATTTCTTAAGCAATTTCAAGCCACGGCTAGAAAAATGTTACCCAAAGCAATTAATCAGCCTCGTCGTTTTACCTGGGTAGTTGGTAATGCAGTCGAACAAGCATTTAAACCTATAGTGGATCGGCTTAATGCAGTTAAGGGGTTGGAAGTTAATTTAGTTGCTCTAAATAGTCAGTATTGGGGACAAGAGATTACCGTTACAGGCTTGTTGACAGGACAGGATTTACTAGCAGGTTTAAAGGGAAAAGATATGGGGGAGGGAATTTTGTTACCTTCTTTGATGCTGAAGCACGACGATACAAAGTTCTTGGACGATATGACAGTTGCAGATGTTGCTCGCCAGTTGAAAGTAGCAATTTTTCCCGTAAGTGGTGTTAAGGAATTGATCGATCGCTGTCTTAAATAA
- a CDS encoding dynamin family protein translates to MTQSINQYIDITQTNFSIQIDNILNKRRKFAEKVKVTKSNIDKLLKCLENLNIEQFNIMNGLKDKPTRLKLKNVNFQNLIKKLRKEQSQLAKLQSRFSRDTLNIAVFGMAGQGKSRLLQTLTGLNENIIPSGKSGDCTAVLSRISHLSGSNKDKKTNIIVKFHYEDSFLEEVIIPYYKVLKLEPIPKNISDFVEKPLPQLLDKNEQVKKTKYSHLENFHTKLKDDFKKNNTDVLLDGSTKYINESELRNYVTQDSEDNLKYLGVKEINIECSFPKSEEMGIQKLSFVDMPGFGDGKSHNLENSLREIGEEIDFVLLMVMPDFNGRINHEINDQLYSLIDKNAIPNLSLKEWSFYVANYYPSSDKDNKSACESFCQTYMGKNIVANVVMANCADEKEVTSNILNPILQHLATNLENLDRQYAKNCQEELKSVQSNIEIELNKASVYNQESTTSNFGNLTTKYTDWFNIFFDSLGNQLNDLVNEMTAKAKQAVNNNNDDNFRNIINHKIEEWNNKSFLPNSKKINEKIMEFGKDQHPSAAITSLLNIIKSDITNPFNNINSLLAESLEVSQIRIADVLVKSGNLKIINPGNSRFFEDFEQKIPQELDIQHLKAAIIFVKEYNVTYEAIITKIITVQSEKYLKYTPDFWDLEPGITNKRRNNPENYIISVLTKKCQKVIDGSREEIRKLSLNPPQEFASMIRQFRDKAFQNPQVRDDWRKFLSYYIAEILPDEFDSNTEDIKLKQEWMQIVKDAEQANSSDALSFLL, encoded by the coding sequence ATGACTCAATCAATTAACCAGTATATTGATATAACCCAAACTAATTTTTCTATCCAAATAGATAATATCCTCAATAAACGTCGCAAATTTGCAGAAAAAGTTAAAGTCACAAAAAGCAACATAGATAAATTACTAAAATGTTTAGAAAATCTCAATATCGAACAATTTAATATTATGAACGGGCTTAAAGATAAGCCCACTCGATTAAAATTAAAAAACGTCAATTTCCAAAACCTAATTAAAAAACTCAGAAAAGAACAAAGTCAGCTTGCAAAACTTCAATCTAGATTTAGCAGAGATACTCTTAATATTGCAGTATTTGGAATGGCTGGACAAGGCAAAAGCAGATTATTACAGACTTTAACAGGACTAAATGAAAACATAATCCCTAGTGGTAAAAGTGGAGACTGTACGGCTGTATTAAGTAGAATTTCTCATCTTTCAGGTTCAAATAAAGATAAAAAAACTAATATCATAGTCAAGTTTCATTATGAAGATTCTTTTTTAGAAGAAGTCATTATTCCTTACTACAAAGTACTAAAACTAGAACCTATACCTAAAAATATAAGTGATTTTGTAGAGAAGCCATTACCTCAATTACTAGATAAAAATGAACAGGTGAAGAAAACTAAATATAGCCATCTCGAAAATTTTCATACAAAACTAAAAGATGATTTCAAGAAAAATAATACTGATGTTTTATTAGACGGAAGTACTAAATATATTAATGAATCAGAACTTAGAAATTATGTTACTCAAGATAGTGAGGATAATCTTAAGTACTTAGGAGTCAAAGAAATCAATATTGAGTGTTCCTTTCCTAAATCAGAAGAAATGGGAATACAAAAACTTTCTTTTGTCGATATGCCAGGTTTTGGAGATGGAAAAAGCCATAATTTAGAAAATTCTTTGCGAGAAATTGGAGAGGAAATTGATTTTGTATTGTTGATGGTTATGCCAGATTTTAATGGCAGGATAAACCATGAAATTAACGATCAACTATATAGTTTAATTGATAAAAATGCTATTCCAAATCTGTCTCTTAAAGAGTGGTCTTTTTATGTTGCTAATTATTATCCTTCTTCGGATAAAGATAATAAATCAGCGTGTGAAAGCTTTTGTCAAACATATATGGGTAAGAATATTGTGGCAAATGTTGTTATGGCTAACTGTGCTGACGAAAAAGAGGTGACAAGCAACATTTTAAACCCCATTCTTCAACATTTAGCCACTAATCTTGAAAATTTAGATAGACAATATGCCAAAAATTGTCAAGAAGAATTAAAATCAGTTCAAAGTAATATTGAAATAGAGCTAAATAAAGCTTCAGTTTATAACCAAGAATCTACAACAAGTAATTTTGGCAATCTAACTACAAAATATACTGATTGGTTTAATATCTTTTTTGATAGTCTTGGAAATCAGTTAAATGATTTAGTTAATGAGATGACTGCAAAAGCTAAGCAAGCTGTAAACAATAATAATGATGATAATTTCAGAAATATTATCAATCATAAAATAGAGGAATGGAATAATAAAAGTTTTCTACCTAATTCTAAAAAAATAAATGAAAAAATTATGGAATTTGGAAAAGATCAACATCCTTCAGCAGCGATTACTTCACTTTTAAATATTATTAAAAGTGATATTACTAACCCATTTAATAACATAAATTCATTATTAGCCGAATCACTTGAAGTATCACAAATTAGAATAGCGGATGTATTAGTAAAGTCTGGTAATTTAAAAATAATTAACCCTGGAAATTCACGATTTTTTGAAGATTTTGAACAAAAAATACCTCAAGAATTAGATATTCAACACCTCAAAGCAGCAATCATATTCGTAAAAGAATATAACGTTACCTATGAAGCTATCATAACTAAAATAATTACTGTACAATCTGAAAAGTATTTAAAATACACTCCTGACTTTTGGGATCTAGAGCCTGGAATAACTAATAAGAGAAGAAACAACCCAGAAAATTACATTATTAGCGTTCTTACAAAGAAATGTCAAAAAGTGATCGATGGTTCTAGAGAAGAAATTAGAAAACTATCACTCAATCCACCTCAAGAATTTGCCAGTATGATAAGACAATTTAGAGACAAAGCTTTTCAAAATCCTCAAGTTAGAGATGATTGGCGTAAGTTTTTGAGTTATTATATAGCTGAAATTTTGCCAGACGAGTTTGATTCCAATACTGAAGATATTAAACTGAAACAAGAGTGGATGCAGATAGTAAAAGACGCTGAACAAGCTAATAGTTCAGATGCACTTAGCTTTTTGTTATAA
- a CDS encoding undecaprenyl-diphosphate phosphatase: MPASTKKYLKYVSFLGAGLILSLIALGFDRNLAAALSPDVVAQGSKAVGGVTQVNLFQAIVLGFVQGATEFIPISSTAHLKAVPVFLGWDDPGVAFSAVIQLGSLAAVLSYFWSDISQITTGMIRAVRTRNYDSQAFWLAVGIAVGTVPIVLLGLILKVFEPPFYENILRSMPSIAIVSIVMALFLALAESVGNQKRNFQDLKLKDGILLGCAQALAIIPGVSRSGSTLTAGLFNNLERATAAKFSFLLGIPAIALSGFVELKDMVSSGAASSGLVPLVAGLISSAVFSYLAIAWLLKFLQRRSTWVFVWYRLGFGVFILAALALGWIENV, translated from the coding sequence ATGCCCGCGTCAACTAAAAAATATTTAAAATATGTTTCTTTTCTAGGGGCTGGACTTATATTAAGCCTTATTGCCTTGGGGTTTGATCGTAATTTGGCGGCAGCTTTATCTCCAGATGTAGTGGCTCAAGGAAGTAAAGCGGTAGGGGGAGTCACTCAAGTAAATTTGTTTCAGGCGATCGTTTTAGGTTTCGTTCAAGGGGCTACAGAATTTATTCCTATAAGTAGTACGGCACACTTAAAAGCAGTTCCCGTTTTTTTGGGCTGGGACGATCCTGGGGTTGCATTTTCTGCTGTAATTCAGCTTGGTAGTTTAGCTGCGGTTTTATCTTATTTTTGGTCGGATATTAGTCAAATTACCACGGGAATGATTAGGGCAGTTCGTACTAGAAATTATGATTCTCAAGCTTTTTGGTTGGCGGTAGGAATTGCAGTCGGAACTGTGCCAATTGTACTTTTAGGTTTAATCTTAAAAGTTTTTGAACCGCCATTTTATGAAAATATTCTCAGAAGTATGCCGTCAATTGCCATTGTCTCGATTGTCATGGCTTTATTCCTGGCTTTAGCAGAAAGTGTAGGTAATCAAAAACGTAATTTCCAAGATTTAAAGCTCAAAGACGGCATTTTATTGGGTTGCGCTCAAGCACTAGCAATTATACCTGGGGTATCTCGCTCAGGTTCAACCCTGACGGCTGGTTTGTTTAATAATTTAGAACGAGCAACGGCAGCTAAATTTTCTTTTTTACTAGGTATACCTGCGATCGCTCTGTCTGGGTTTGTAGAATTAAAGGATATGGTTAGTAGTGGTGCAGCCAGTTCTGGGCTAGTTCCTCTAGTAGCTGGATTAATATCTTCGGCGGTATTTTCTTATTTGGCGATCGCCTGGTTGCTTAAATTCTTACAAAGAAGAAGTACCTGGGTATTTGTTTGGTATAGATTAGGATTTGGAGTCTTTATTTTGGCTGCCTTGGCTTTGGGATGGATTGAGAATGTATAA